GGATGAGATATGAAATTGTGCGCACTGGGATTTTTGTGTTTACCTGCCTTGTAATCCAAAGAATGTTGTTATTCTTTATTCTTATTTGAAGTACTTGATAGCATTTTCTTTACATAGAGGTAGACTCTGTCTTTTTGCTCTTCAGAAAGATCACTATATTTTTCAACTATGAATCGTAGCCGTTTATCTCTGTCTTTGATTATATAATCCAAAGGATTCTTGTCATCTATTTTATTAGTGAGATATTCTACAGAAGTGCCTAGAACAAGGGATAATACCCTGATTACAGAAGCAGAGGGAGAACGCTCGCCACTTTCATATCTGGTATATGCGCTTTGAAGTATACCAGCTTCTTCAGCTAAACGATTTTTGCTCCAGCCTTTTGCCTCGCGCATTTCTTTTAATCTTTTTGTATCTAGAACTGGTTTCATGTTCCCTGTTAGCCT
The sequence above is a segment of the Butyrivibrio proteoclasticus B316 genome. Coding sequences within it:
- a CDS encoding helix-turn-helix domain-containing protein: MKPVLDTKRLKEMREAKGWSKNRLAEEAGILQSAYTRYESGERSPSASVIRVLSLVLGTSVEYLTNKIDDKNPLDYIIKDRDKRLRFIVEKYSDLSEEQKDRVYLYVKKMLSSTSNKNKE